One Anopheles marshallii chromosome 3, idAnoMarsDA_429_01, whole genome shotgun sequence genomic region harbors:
- the LOC128712430 gene encoding uncharacterized protein LOC128712430, protein MKNDNKNANLTDLDTKQSQSEIPAAHTKPRDEELVLGKETSSKEIVELEQSENKVPPMDIIPETEQMDLTIKSPPGKIPIETALHDLHTIDVNSNQTSSKMAMPEESPINSDQPKDVSEDVHTIVNSEHEIPYEDSIPTTPAEILQDHSNSIPTTPAETLQDHSNSIPTTPDETLQDHSNSIPTTPAETLQDHSNLREFYTMAHPATKMQISDPKESNVEAIVKRNMLRKKNQSSTMSLKDRQQSSNKSSQSSLYSSCPSTSSLCHLTELAQPKPAALHNTLLRLRQLHGKDAEHLANIERHLRGLRSGPKRRSDERTNATAANNATTRKRTSKSARTQTKPSIAVDERTLGERESLALDKFASNLFTKLEAKRVLENYEVSRLQMPAEIGYYRAAYDALVTTFGQPYHKCTLELYQQLAGELGIQAEMFVIDKTPAITKAQ, encoded by the exons ATGAAAAAcgataataaaaatgcaaatctcACGGATCTTGATACCAAGCAATCACAATCTGAAATTCCCGCTGCACATACAAAACCTCGCGATGAAGAGCTAGTATTGGGTAAAGAAACGTCTTCTAAGGAAATTGTGGAATTAGAGCAGTCTGAAAATAAGGTGCCTCCAATGGACATTATCCCCGAAACAGAACAAATGGATCTTACTATAAAATCTCCTCCGGGAAAAATTCCCATTGAAACGGCCTTGCATGATTTACACACTATAGATGTGAATTCTAATCAAACGTCGTCGAAAATGGCAATGCCAGAGGAGTCACCTATCAATTCCGATCAGCCGAAGGACGTTTCGGAAGATGTGCACACAATTGTGAACAGTGAACATGAAATCCCATATGAGGATTCCATTCCAACAACGCCAGCCGAAATATTGCAAGATCATAGCAATTCAATTCCAACAACGCCTGCCGAGACATTGCAAGATCATAGCAATTCAATTCCAACAACGCCTGACGAGACATTGCAAGATCATAGCAATTCAATTCCAACAACGCCTGCCGAGACATTGCAAGATCATAGCAATTTACGAGAGTTTTACACCATGGCACACCCtgcaacaaaaatgcaaataagtGATCCGAAAGAGAGCAATGTCGAGGCCATAGTGAAAAGGAATAtgttgcgaaagaaaaaccaaagtTCTACGATGTCTCTTAAAGATAGACAGCAATCATCGAACAAATCAAGCCAAAGCTCTCTCTATTCGTCCTGTCCATCAACATCGTCCTTGTGTCATTTGACCGAATTAGCACAGCCAAAACCGGCAGCACTGCATAATACTTTGTTGCGTTTGCGGCAACTTCACGGTAAAGATGCGGAACATCTCGCTAATATCGAGCGTCATCTACGAGGTCTTCGCAGCGG TCCGAAAAGGAGATCCGATGAGAGAACAAATGCAACTGCCGCAAATAACGCCACAACACGAAAAAGGACGAGCAAATCAGCGCGAACTCAAACGAAACCGTCGATAGCCGTCGATGAGAGAACGTTGGGCGAACGCGAAAGCCTGGCTTTGGATAAATTTGCGTCGAATCTGTTCACCAAGCTGGAAGCAAAGCGGGTACTTGAGAACTATGAAGTCTCCAGGTTACAGATGCCGGCGGAGATCGGATACTACCGGGCTGCGTATGATGCGCTGGTCACAACTTTCGGGCAGCCGTATCACAAGTGTACGCTGGAGTTGTATCAGCAATTGGCCGGTGAACTTGGTATCCAGGCAGAGATGTTCGTAATAGACAAAACACCTGCTATTACTAAAgctcaataa